In a single window of the Palaemon carinicauda isolate YSFRI2023 chromosome 10, ASM3689809v2, whole genome shotgun sequence genome:
- the LOC137648283 gene encoding uncharacterized protein: MGYKRLECTVWSMRMRCKSDLVPESDLVPESDLVPERDLVPESDLVPESDLVPETDLVPETDLVPETDLVPETDLVPESDLVPESDLVLESDLVPESDLVPKSDLLPESDLVPKSDLLPESDLLSESDLVTENDLIPESDLIPESDLVPEIDLVPDLSG, translated from the exons ATGGGTTATAAACGCTTAGAGTGTACCGTGTGGTCCATGAGAATGCGATGTA AAAGTGACCTTGTACCTGAAAGTGACCTTGTGCCGGAAAGTGACCTTGTGCCTGAAAGGGACCTTGTGCCGGAAAGTGACCTTGTGCCAGAAAGTGACCTTGTACCTGAAACTGACCTTGTACCTGAAACTGACCTTGTACCTGAAACTGACCTTGTACCTGAAACTGACCTTGTACCGGAAAGTGACCTTGTACCTGAAAGTGACCTTGTACTTGAAAGTGACCTTGTGCCAGAAAGTGACCTTGTACCTAAAAGTGACCTTTTACCTGAAAGTGACCTTGTACCTAAAAGTGACCTTTTACCTGAAAGTGACCTTTTATCTGAAAGTGACCTTGTAACTGAAAATGACCTTATACCTGAAAGTGACCTTATACCTGAAAGTGACCTTGTGCCTGAAATTGACCTCGTACCTGACCTTTCAGGATAA